From the genome of Eublepharis macularius isolate TG4126 chromosome 4, MPM_Emac_v1.0, whole genome shotgun sequence:
TTAGGCCACACTATGTTCTACATAATACAAGCCAAAGGCCAGGCTGCACTGGGAGCTAAAGATTCATTTGCTTGTCCTCCTAGCCTCACCATCCAGTTGTCCCATTATCACATTTAGCTATCTGCATTTTCTGCTGAGATTCCTTCTGGTCTCAGGCACTTTACTTCCACAGCTTGTAGTGTGGGAGAAAGAATAATGGCTGATATTTTCATTCCTAGTACGTCCCCAGGATATCAGTATTACAGGACACAATATTTGGTCAGAACATGTGCAGGAATGGACCAGTACAGAGTATCACTGCGTGTAGGGCCAAACCAGACAAGATGCTGGAAGTTCTATGTATAGAGCTCCCAtcacatattgttttaaaagcaggtatGTGGGACCCCAATTCAGACCAGGGCTGTAGGGAGAGGAGTTAAGCCTTTTCCTCCATTGCATTTTCCCTAACAGAATCATACTGATGGGACTACAGTTTGCACTCTTGGACAAAATACAAGATCTGAAAGAGTTTCTGTATGTTTGTCCCAAGTGCAATGCTCCCAATGTGAACTAAGATCCTGCTCATATATGGAATTCCCATTGCCTCACCTAGTTTGGTCCTAAGAATCTCAGAATAAACCATGGGAATTATGGAAAAACATCTACTCCACTTTTTATTTCTGGACTCATAGCACTCTCTCCCAGGATGACAGCAGCTCTCAAACATTACCAAGGCTTCTCAGGCAATCCGATATGTGACACAAAACATGTAAACAGACTACAGAAAATCACCACCATCATTCACAACCAAGAACTATTCTAGTTAGAGAATAGGAAAAATAAGATGCTCAGACTTCATGAGGCACCAGTGTGCCAGTATCCCTAAAGCTGGTCTATGCTTGTGTTTTCTCCACATCCTAGAATTTCATTTTCCTGTTCACATCACTTATTTATATAGATTATACCCTGTGTCATCTTCCCTGCTGGGTCTTAGACTGGATTCCTTGACCACCAGTTGGCATGGGTCAGGTCCCCTAGGGGTTTTTCCTTGGCCCCTCTGCTAAAtccaattttcttttcctttgtttcTCTTACAGATGTCTCTGTGCGCCCCCGTGTGACTGCCAAACCAGTGTGCCCAACTCCCATGCTCCATCTTCTCAAGCAGGTATGTGAAGGCTCCCCAACTCATCCTCCCTTTTCATCCTGGCCTCCTTTTCCTGGCCCTGTCTTGGGACTCTGCACGCCTGCTTGGCCTGCCAGTGGGAGTACTTCAGCTTCCAGCCTTTCTCTAGCCTTGAGGCCTCTCCTGCCACTTCCTTTCTCTGGCATgtcttctgcctcctccagcctTTTGTCTTGGCTCCCAACTCCTGGCCAGCCAGTTCCTTTTGACTGTGCCAGTGGCTGGGTCAGGCCCTGAACTAGGTgttccaggtcccctggtggaggcagggatcccttgctcccaccctctgccccccgctagcactcacttggctggcaggggggaagtgAGGGAACAGGACCCCCAGGCATGCTTCTGGGGTAGTGTCAAATTTGGGGCCCAAGTCTGCTCACTGCTAAGTGCGCATGCGCTCCCAGGcctacacgatgatgtcacttcccagtgacaaaaaaacattaaaaagtaagttccggggcccccctctcctgctgggagggtaaaggaaTCTGGCAAACCCACCCTGAACACCCAACGGCAACATTGCACCACTTCAGCCCGGCCATGTTTACTTCCAGCTGGGCCAGCTGGAGAGCCCCACGTCATGCTGAGACCTGTGGGGCCATCCACAACGCCAcactctgcttttcttccaaatGGGCCATCCAAGTAGtttgcaacattgttctcccctcttctattttcataacaacaaccctgtgaagtaggttagcatGAGTgaaagtaactggcccaaagtcacccagtgggctttcCATGGTAGAGTATGGATTCGCACCTGGATCTCCcatatcctaatctgacactccaaACACTACATCACATTGATTCTTCATCCCCTATAAGCATGATCCATAATATCTCAAAGTGGATAGCTTAGAAGCAACCATTTTCCAGAGGAGGTCTTATCTTAATAGACTTACTGGGTATTAACAGATTTAGATTAAAGTCTTATAAAAGAAGCATCCTTAAGTAGTGAGAAATATATGATTTAAATAGTTACCAAATATATGAGATCTGTAGAAGGGGCAGACTCCTTCTAACTCTGTCTAAGAACTCTTAACAACTGCCTAACTGTCAAAACAATAGAATCTTGGAATACCGAGCAGAAGTCTCTGCAGTTGCTTAAAGTTGCTCAAACAACACACCAgggaaactgtctccaagccaggATGTTCTGTGACTGCCCAGGCTACTTTTCTTAGAATGGAGATCATCCAACATGTGTGCAAGACCATAGGAGCAAAGTAAAGGCTGCaacaagaaaggaaacaaacaccaCTTCTCATTGACTTAGACGCCCAATTATAGCCCATGAATATGAATTTGAACGCTGAGTTTCTTACTTTGGGATTTAAGCCCCTCTTTGAGACTTCCATGTCTGAAGTTTCAAAAAAGCAGCTTTGCTATGTGAGGAGGACACAAAGTCTGGATTATTGATCTGAAAAAGATATAAGGCATTTTCCGAAGCACATAAAAATCACTTTAATCATTACCCCTAAAAGCATGATGAAATCATCTCTGCTCCAGTTGATTCCCCTTACTCTGGGCACTGTCACACTTGATGCATCTGGAATTGTACAGCTCTAGTAATAAAGGGAGATGGGGCACCAGTTGTGTTCTTTAGGTGGTTGATACAAAAGTAATAAATGTTTTTCTATTATTTTCAGAAGCTACAAAGTGTTCCTAAAAGGTAAAAAGTCATCTTACTGCACATCTAATCTCAAATGACTGAAAAACTGCATTGGAACAATTCCCTTGTACTCATAGGTAGTATGCTAAAATGTACTTAATATTGTAAGTTGTGGAAAAAAACAGGGATGTAGTTGCAAAATGCAGTTACTGAAACAGTGGCATGCATTCTATTTTAAGTTGCTCTTTTGTTGGAGGAAGTCTTCTTTGCTTAGAGGAAGACTACTCAGAGAAGTAGCAAGATACACACCTTTTGCAATTAAATAGCTTTATATATTTCGTCACTAGATGGCATTGTATTTACAGCATTGTTGTGAATTCTCAATGTTTTACTATAATCATGGATAAAATTCCAGTGGGGTAGCTGCgtgttgcagcaaaaaaaaaaaaatgttgtggccCCTCAAAGACTAACAGGTTTATTGAGTCCATCAGATGAATGAAGTGAATTTTTAGTCAGAAAGATTTATATAAATCAGATTTATATAAATCAGAACAGGTTTTGTTTCTGATACTTCTCAAAGCACAGTGCACATTCACAAAACATGATAATTGGAATAGGTGATAACACAGACAGTTTATATTTAATACCTGCAGAGGCTTGTCAGACATGTTAAACCACTATCAAACCTGTTGCTAATGCATTCTGATCCAGCAATTTCTtattatcaatcaatcaatcaatcaatcaatcaatcaatcaatcaatcaatcaatcaatcaatcaatcaatcaatcaatcaatcaatcaatcaatcaatcaatcaatcaatcagtagGGATTCTATTAATCTATAGTTTTGATAGTAAGAGTCAGACACTTAACAGGTCTGGCAACAGTCTCTACAGAAATTAATAATCTTAGCTGTATTCAGCTGTTAAACAAAACAGTGTTGTGacttcttaaagactaacaacatttcatTCCACTAGATGAAGAGCTGGTCTTTTCCCCACAAAAATCTATACTGGAATAAAATGTTAGTTTAATTTAGAGGAGTTAAACTGCTTAAGCTAAGTACTCTGTGTTAACACCAGTTAATAGCTACTATTCTTTTGAGTTCTGCATAGAAATATTAAAACTTGGGCtttttcccaggaagagtttgCCAGAGGTagggaggaaaggaaagctgaagactagggggtggggggcaggtaaAGGTAGGTTGGCGCCTACCGgagatttgccccctcgtccacCAATCACCCAGTGATTGGCGGGAGGGGGCACGTTCCTcaagtttgcctgccaccggcgggcacctgggaaccctacagcAATTCCCATATACCCCAGAGCCTAAACAAAACATGTGTTAACAAGAAATCATGAGGTTCACTATTAGGAGTGACAAGTAGGGGACCCAAAAGCGCTTTCAGGgggtatctcatttccccctctccactatttcctctttcccttccctggcaggcAGCCCCCATGGTCTTTCCTCTTTTCatacttccttttctccttcctgcccatgagccaacctacctttacctGCCGCCCACCCGCCAGTCTTCAACTTTCCTTCCCTCTCTACCTCTGGCAGACTCTTCCTGGGAAAAATCTAGCTTAGTTGTGCCTGTGGGAACGTTTCtgagcttcatttggggccaaatttgggccccaaatgggctgaattggccccatgcagagTGCAGAAGTGTTCACGCggctggcatggtgacatcactttcagaagtgacatcatcacgccagctcCAGGGTGGACATGCGAAGACCTCATGctctgcacaaggtaagtgccaggaactccaccctcccaaagggaggtgaggggtacctggcaaccctacttgggagcCTTTTGTGAGCTGAAAGGTAGGAAAAGCCATGCCAAAACTGAAGGTACATTGACAAGAACTACAGTAAGGCCTGAACAACAACAAACTCCCTAAGATCAAACAAATACTATACTTATAGCCAAATATAATATGAACCACAGTTTTCCTTGCTCCACTAAGGACTGCTCTGCAGTCTATCCTCATCAGTATCTCCTAAATGTGGTTGCCTTCCAGTCGGTATACTATGTTGTACTGTAATCCCCTGAATGTCAAACATGTATTCCTTGTATGTCTACTCTTTCATCTGCCACTGAATCTTTGTGTATACCTTGCCATCTGATTTGTGTCATACTGACTGAatttttttctgaaagaaaatgtTGATCTGCATGCTCTCTATTTGTGGGGACTATCAGTTGAACTGGCTGAACTGCTTTTAAAGGACAGGAAAGTTACTATGACCTGTTGGCTACCATCCTTCTGGAAAGTGAGTTTTAAGTGGAAGAATGTGTCTGGCTGCATCATGACTTAGAGCATGGAGCAATATGGCCTAGATAGTGTTGCGGCAATTCCCTCTCTGAACTATTTACCTATTTGCCATGAGGCAATGAAGAAAGGCCACCAATAGACGAGGTAGGATTTTCTATATACTCAGGACACTGTTCAGGTATGTAGAAAAATActactttgtaaattaaaaagaaaatgaaaaatctgCAAAcataagtcttataggtgctactggacacttgctctttccttctgctacagacagcctaacatggctacccatcttgattaaaACAGCAGTTAAAGCTGAAAAGGGGGAAACATGGGAAAGAGCAATTGGCCTGATCAAGCCCCTAACAGTTTATAGTATCCTGCAAGGTATAAAACACACATTCTTCCAAACATTGCCATACAACATAAGGAGAGGGAGATAAAAATACCTTTTACTCTGCACTGAATTGCTGCTGAGGTCTGGGGCTACATGAGCAAGGTCTTGTTCACCTTGCTCCAAATCTCATTAGCAACAGCAACTGTGCTGTAGTAGTAGACATCAAGATTTAGAGCTAGGTGTGCAGGTATGGTCCCTGAGCTTATCTGTCTTGCATTGTTGTACTGTCAGGAAAGGGAAATCTCCGAATTTTTCCATCTCCCCACCTCTAAAAGTCCTTGGAGACCTCAAGCTTGTTACATCTAAAAGGTAAAATCTCTGGTCAGGGACCTTTTCTGAATTCCGTATAGTTCCAGCACATTATTAACATCATAAAAATGTGAAATAGCACAACTGATAAAAGGTTATTATTTTGTATAGAGGCACTGGTATACAGAGCTAAGCATAAAAAGAGACATGAAGATAACTtacctgtatcctaccactctgctcagcaaagctGGAAGCCTTTCTCTGAAATATTGGCCTCTTTTCCAACTTTTCCACCGGAGGAACAGCCTTTTGAATTGGAGGACAGTTCCTTAGGAAGGCTTTAGACTTCACTGAGTGGTGTGGTGGGATACAAGCCATTGTTGATTGATAaattcttctctttctttctcccttcctcatggTAAATTATTTGCATAATCAGAGTTTATTGACAAGAGTTTTCTTCCAGGGGCTGAATCTACTGAGATGAAGAAACATGTAAAATTTAGCTCAATTCAGATGTCACATGAAattatggtttaattaaactaaagATCATGCATCCTCTGGGACAACAGCATTTCCATCTTCAAAAGAAGGTATGGCAGTTTCTACCAGTTCCCACCTCCCAACTGCAGAACCTCACTTTGCCCCCTATGCTGTTCCACTGACCGCCtaaagaaaaaatgggggggggggctcagtgggctacAACAAGGAGAGAAGCAGCCTGTGGGTGACTGGATACACATCACTGTAGTTAGTGGCTGTTAGAACACAGGATGCTCCACTAACTATGGTTACTTATCAAACTAGAATTTGAGACCATGGTTGAAGTTGGTTGGCTAACCGCAATtagttttaaataaagttttgtaAGACATAAAAATGTGGACATCCTGGCTTACTTCTAGCTTGTTCCCAGTGCAGTCTTTGCTGCAATGCAAACCAGCCAGGTTTCTGTCGGcgaagaggggggaaaaaaggccAATGAAACCAGCATTTTTGTGGGTGGAGCAAACCAGCATTTTCAGCAGTCTTCTGTAAGCCAAATTCGGGcttcacaaactaaccatagttaataAACTAGGGATTTGTGTTATGTCTGAACCGAGCCTTTGACAACTTATCTGGCTATAAATATTGTAGCAGGGACTTTGGGCCACAGTCCATATTAGGCCTGCCACTGCAGAAAGAGGGCTGTTTCACAGCTGTATGTACATTGTAGCTATACCGTTTTTTCATGCTCAGTTTCTTATTAGGATTTGTTGGCAATGGAGTCTCTCTTTATATTTCATTGACGTAATCCTCATCAGCATATATCAGAAAGCCAGTAAAAAGGCTGTCTGTCCAGTAGGGATCATAAAAGAGTCCATTCTGTTCAGAGTAGAAGATCTGCAGCCAGACCTCATCATCTTGTTTTAGAGAAAGAATAGTTGACCCAGAAGCTACGTCATGGTTACCAGTGTTGGCATCAAATGTTTTTATCCGGTACTGTCCATTGTGCACCAGCCCAATAGCCAAATGTTTATTGGCCAAAGTGATATCATAGGTAAAGTAGTAGACGCCAGGGATACTGCATACAAATTTCCCACTGGAAGCATTGTAATGCTCACCTTCATTCATTAGGATCTTGTCGAACTTTATGGGCAGTCTTTCCCTTGGGTAGCTTTTGGTCACTGCCACAGAGAAGGCTGACTTGGCTTTAGTGGCCCCACAGCTGCAGGGGCCTGGCATCCCAATGTCACCCCGTGCTCCTTTGGGGCCTTTCTTTCCTGGtcctccacttttcccagcatttccTTTCAGACCCTTTGGACCACGAGGACCAGCTTTGCCAATGGCTCCTGCTTTTCCTTTTGGCCCTGGCTTGCCTGAGTTTCCTGCTTTGCCTTCTGGACCTAAGAGACAAATTGGCTTCAGTGAGTTTTCATATGAATTATTTGAATGCAATGTTTAATCATCATTATACCTTTAGGGTGTTTCTGGATGTCAGTATGATGTGATATCACAGGACATGGCTAGTGATGGTAGCTCTAGGACAGGATATACTCCAAAGAACAGATGTTTCCTATTGTGTTTTGAGGTATTGTCAATAGTGGTTGTGTTGCCTATGCTCATCCTAGGCTGCCAACTCCagtgtgggaaattcctggagatttgggggttcttcctggggagggcagggtttgaggagagaagggagctcaAACAGGGTGAAATTTCATACAGTCCACCcaactgaagctgccatttccttctgaggaattgatctctgtagtctggagatctgtggtaattctggaagaactctaggcctcacctggaggatggTGACCTTAGCTCACCCCAGAATAATCAGCATCCTGTACTCATAGAACATAATGCTAACactgtgtctttgtaaaatcctatgacgttgtggaaatgtccttgaccactatatggaaatgtcctctatactgattgtactaatctcatgctacgtaatccgccttgagtctcagtgagaaaggcggagtataaatgacaaataaataaacaaacaaacaaacaaataaataaccagccttttaaaaaagacaaagaaTGTTTATAATAGGATAAGAAGGAGCTCTGACTTGGACTAAAGTGTCACTGCTAGCAGAATGGATGTGCACAATCCAACCCAATAACCCACCCTCcaataaaaacacaattaaaaatgaGCACTAAAAATTCAAAGAAGCAAATAACTTTCTCAAGccatttttcctcttcgttcaaaGGAAATTGTAAACAAAATTGTTTTACCTGCCACGGGAAAGAGGCCAGGTGGACTTCTTTTGGGGATGGTATGCTAATGTTTAGGAGCAACTGCCGAcaagttttgctatcttctgggcatggagcaggggtcactgggagtgtgtggggggtagttgtgaatttcacgcattgtgcaaggggttggactagatgaccctggaggtcccttccaaccttatgattctgaGTCCCTTTCTGTGTTTACCACCTGCCTCACTTTGGATGGTTAGGGTACTTGGAACAGAACTTCCAACAACTATTTCAGCAgatgaatggggggaggggagctgcagATTCCTTCAGAATTTGGTGATGTAGACacttattcagaaaataaaatgCCCCCTATTTCTTATCTTCATTTGGCAGATGGGGATTTCCCTGCATTTGTTCTTGCTATGGTAAACCGAGATGTAAAAAGAAGCAGTTGCTTACCTTCATCTCCCACCTCTCCTTTCTCCCCGTCCTTTCCATCCTGTCCATCTCTTCCTGGGAAGCCCATCCTTCCTATAGTGCCAGGGGAACCTGGAGCTCCTGGAGGGCCTGGAGGGCCTTGTGGCCCTGGCATGCTGCATACAAGTTGCCGAGAGCCTTTCTGATTTTCAGCTTTTACAAAGCTACTGAGAAGATGGTTAGCTATGCAAGGCACAGTCCAGACAAACAGAACCAGGAAGATCATGGTGGAGCCTGTAAAAAAGAGGCCGTCATGGGCATGCGTGACAGCAGGCATATAGTCTATCTTTCAGCTCACGGAAgatgaaactagggttgccatctccagg
Proteins encoded in this window:
- the C1QTNF2 gene encoding complement C1q tumor necrosis factor-related protein 2 isoform X2 produces the protein MIFLVLFVWTVPCIANHLLSSFVKAENQKGSRQLVCSMPGPQGPPGPPGAPGSPGTIGRMGFPGRDGQDGKDGEKGEVGDEGPEGKAGNSGKPGPKGKAGAIGKAGPRGPKGLKGNAGKSGGPGKKGPKGARGDIGMPGPCSCGATKAKSAFSVAVTKSYPRERLPIKFDKILMNEGEHYNASSGKFVCSIPGVYYFTYDITLANKHLAIGLVHNGQYRIKTFDANTGNHDVASGSTILSLKQDDEVWLQIFYSEQNGLFYDPYWTDSLFTGFLIYADEDYVNEI
- the C1QTNF2 gene encoding complement C1q tumor necrosis factor-related protein 2 isoform X1; this translates as MQRRESFNQKSQRITGGSMATEALQLCAKFLNWIKGREAKFIPGSTMIFLVLFVWTVPCIANHLLSSFVKAENQKGSRQLVCSMPGPQGPPGPPGAPGSPGTIGRMGFPGRDGQDGKDGEKGEVGDEGPEGKAGNSGKPGPKGKAGAIGKAGPRGPKGLKGNAGKSGGPGKKGPKGARGDIGMPGPCSCGATKAKSAFSVAVTKSYPRERLPIKFDKILMNEGEHYNASSGKFVCSIPGVYYFTYDITLANKHLAIGLVHNGQYRIKTFDANTGNHDVASGSTILSLKQDDEVWLQIFYSEQNGLFYDPYWTDSLFTGFLIYADEDYVNEI